From a single Lactococcus allomyrinae genomic region:
- a CDS encoding MogA/MoaB family molybdenum cofactor biosynthesis protein, producing MKEELTLSIGILTISDTRNLLTDLSGQTIEQIITDHQLTVTDRIVVSDDVEAIHSGFEQLWGADVLITSGGTGLAKRDVTFEAVQPLIAQEIPGFGEFFRLLSFKEIGTHAMASRSLAFFTEDDKLVFVLPGSTHAVTLAMKQLILPEIYHLIKERRK from the coding sequence ATGAAAGAAGAATTAACTTTATCTATCGGAATTTTAACAATTAGTGACACAAGAAATTTACTGACAGATTTATCAGGACAAACCATTGAGCAGATTATTACTGACCATCAGTTAACTGTTACTGACAGAATTGTTGTCAGTGACGATGTAGAGGCAATCCATAGTGGATTTGAACAACTTTGGGGTGCAGACGTTCTAATTACAAGTGGTGGCACTGGGCTTGCAAAGCGCGATGTTACTTTTGAAGCGGTGCAGCCCCTCATTGCTCAAGAGATTCCTGGGTTTGGCGAATTTTTTCGTTTGCTTAGTTTTAAGGAAATTGGAACGCACGCAATGGCTTCACGTTCTCTTGCTTTTTTTACGGAGGATGACAAGTTAGTCTTTGTCCTGCCTGGCTCAACTCATGCGGTCACTTTGGCAATGAAGCAACTGATTTTGCCAGAAATTTATCATTTGATTAAAGAAAGACGAAAATAG
- a CDS encoding glycoside hydrolase family 1 protein: protein MEHEKLNAFPKDFLWGSASAAYQVEGAPFEDGKKASVWDNFVRIPGKTFKGTNGDVAVDHYHRYKEDVALMKEMGLKSYRFSIAWTRIIPDGRGAVNAAGLAFYENLIDELIANDIEPVVTLYHWDLPQALQDLYGGWESREIIGDFVNYAEVLFKAFKGKVKYWVSLNEQNIFTNQGWAIATHPPGKTDLKLFYQVNHIANLVNAAVINKFHELEIPGQIGPSFAYTPQYPKDSDPLNVLAAENAEELYSHFWMDVYLYGEYPLAAMAYLREKGLAPEFEEGDAELLKSAKPDFLGINYYQTATNAWNPIDGGVGAAKFNTTGKKGTTQESGVPGLHKKVQNPFVERTNWDWEIDPEGLRIALRRITSRYRIPVMITENGLGEYDKLEDGKIHDDYRIKYLESHVKAIKEAITDGATVIGYHTWSYTDLLSWLNGYQKRYGFVYVDQDETMQGSLKRIPKDSYYWYQHVIKTNGDEI from the coding sequence ATGGAACATGAAAAATTGAATGCTTTTCCTAAAGATTTTCTTTGGGGTTCGGCATCTGCTGCCTACCAAGTTGAGGGAGCACCCTTTGAGGATGGAAAAAAAGCAAGTGTTTGGGATAACTTTGTACGTATTCCAGGTAAAACTTTCAAGGGAACCAATGGTGATGTAGCAGTTGACCATTATCACCGCTACAAAGAAGATGTTGCCTTGATGAAAGAAATGGGATTAAAATCTTACCGTTTCTCAATTGCTTGGACACGGATTATTCCTGATGGACGCGGAGCAGTGAATGCTGCAGGTCTTGCTTTTTATGAAAATTTAATTGATGAGTTGATTGCAAATGACATTGAGCCTGTTGTTACTCTTTATCATTGGGACTTGCCGCAAGCCTTGCAGGATTTGTATGGAGGCTGGGAATCTCGCGAAATCATCGGTGATTTTGTAAACTATGCTGAAGTTTTGTTTAAAGCCTTTAAGGGTAAAGTCAAATATTGGGTTTCTCTAAATGAACAAAATATTTTTACGAATCAAGGATGGGCGATTGCGACACACCCACCAGGGAAAACAGACCTTAAGTTATTTTATCAAGTCAATCATATTGCAAATCTGGTCAACGCAGCAGTCATTAATAAATTTCATGAACTGGAGATTCCAGGACAAATTGGACCATCTTTTGCATATACACCACAATATCCTAAAGATTCTGATCCATTGAATGTTCTTGCAGCTGAAAATGCCGAAGAACTTTATAGTCACTTTTGGATGGATGTCTATCTTTATGGAGAATACCCACTTGCTGCAATGGCTTATTTGCGTGAAAAAGGATTGGCTCCTGAATTTGAAGAAGGGGATGCTGAACTTTTAAAATCAGCAAAACCAGATTTCCTCGGTATTAATTACTATCAAACAGCAACTAATGCATGGAATCCAATAGACGGTGGTGTTGGTGCTGCGAAATTTAATACGACAGGTAAAAAAGGAACAACCCAAGAATCAGGTGTTCCAGGGTTGCATAAAAAAGTGCAAAATCCTTTTGTCGAACGTACAAACTGGGATTGGGAAATTGACCCTGAAGGTCTACGAATTGCGCTTCGCCGGATTACTTCTCGCTATCGTATTCCAGTCATGATTACTGAGAATGGTTTAGGGGAGTATGACAAACTTGAAGATGGAAAAATCCATGATGATTATCGAATCAAATATCTTGAAAGCCATGTGAAAGCAATCAAAGAAGCAATTACAGATGGTGCAACTGTGATTGGGTATCATACTTGGTCTTATACAGACCTTCTTTCTTGGCTTAATGGTTATCAAAAACGTTATGGCTTTGTCTATGTTGACCAAGATGAGACGATGCAAGGAAGCTTAAAACGCATTCCGAAAGATTCTTATTATTGGTATCAACACGTGATTAAAACTAATGGAGATGAGATTTAA
- the rlmN gene encoding 23S rRNA (adenine(2503)-C(2))-methyltransferase RlmN has protein sequence MTENIQKETRPSIYGLTREQLIAWAIEHGEKKFRATQVWDWLYRKRVQTFEEMTNLSAGFIEKLNENFILNPLEQVVVQESADGTVKYLFMLPDRMMIETVLMRQSYGLSVCVTTQVGCNMGCTFCASGILKKERDVTAGEIVSQIMLVQKYFDERGLDERVSHVVVMGIGEPFDNYEHLMNFLRVINDDNGLAIGARHITVSTCGFMPAKIREFAHENLQINLAISLHAPNNELRTSLMRVTRNAPLEKLFDAIDYYTETTNRRVTYEYIMLSGENDSPEIAQELADLIKPRNKLSYVNLIPYNPVAEHIKYERSTKDDTTKFYDVLKKNGINCVVRQEHGTDIDAACGQLRSKQIKKDKVKLA, from the coding sequence ATGACTGAAAATATCCAAAAAGAAACGCGCCCTTCAATCTATGGCTTAACGCGTGAACAATTGATTGCATGGGCAATTGAGCATGGTGAGAAGAAGTTTCGTGCGACACAAGTTTGGGACTGGCTTTACCGTAAACGTGTTCAAACTTTTGAAGAAATGACAAATCTGTCCGCAGGATTTATTGAGAAACTCAATGAGAATTTTATCCTGAACCCACTGGAGCAGGTTGTCGTACAAGAATCTGCCGATGGAACAGTTAAATATCTCTTCATGCTACCTGATCGTATGATGATTGAAACAGTATTGATGCGTCAATCTTATGGTCTGTCTGTTTGCGTGACTACACAAGTGGGGTGCAACATGGGTTGCACGTTTTGTGCTTCAGGGATTCTGAAAAAAGAGCGCGATGTGACAGCAGGAGAAATCGTGAGTCAAATCATGCTGGTGCAAAAATATTTTGATGAGCGCGGACTAGATGAACGAGTGTCACACGTGGTTGTCATGGGGATTGGTGAACCTTTTGATAATTATGAGCATTTGATGAACTTTTTGCGTGTTATCAATGATGACAATGGTCTGGCGATTGGTGCAAGGCACATTACCGTATCAACTTGTGGCTTTATGCCAGCAAAAATCCGTGAGTTTGCTCATGAAAATTTGCAAATTAATTTAGCAATCTCACTTCATGCGCCAAATAATGAGTTACGGACATCGTTGATGCGTGTGACTCGTAACGCACCACTGGAAAAATTATTTGATGCGATTGATTATTATACAGAAACGACAAATCGTCGTGTGACTTATGAGTATATTATGCTTTCTGGGGAAAACGATAGCCCAGAGATTGCTCAGGAACTTGCAGACTTGATTAAACCAAGAAATAAACTTTCCTATGTCAATCTGATTCCATATAATCCTGTTGCTGAACATATCAAGTATGAGCGCTCCACCAAAGATGATACGACGAAATTTTACGACGTTTTAAAGAAAAATGGAATCAATTGTGTTGTTCGTCAAGAACATGGAACAGATATTGATGCTGCTTGTGGTCAATTGCGTTCAAAACAAATTAAAAAAGATAAAGTGAAACTTGCGTAA
- the modA gene encoding molybdate ABC transporter substrate-binding protein, giving the protein MSKKLLLAGVVALSAGLILTGCTSQSSAKKTTTDKPVSINYSAAASLQGALTEIDKTYEKSHQNVKINFDFAGSGAIREKVVAGAPIDGVFLASKSDADKLTQAGKGADAKAVLGNTLVLVANKNTSVNSSKNLTDTLNAAKKIAIGEPSTVPAGMYAEQTLAKLGLATSLKPKLVMGSDVTQVLSYAAAGNVDLGFVYKTDAMSNKNVKVVDNIPDNLHDAITYYTETVKDTKHSKEVKAFNKYLDSSAAQKVFAKYGFKSAK; this is encoded by the coding sequence ATGTCTAAAAAATTACTTCTTGCAGGTGTTGTTGCACTTTCTGCCGGTCTTATCCTGACAGGCTGTACTTCACAAAGCTCTGCAAAAAAAACGACTACTGACAAACCTGTAAGCATCAATTATTCTGCTGCTGCAAGTTTACAAGGTGCACTGACAGAAATTGATAAAACTTATGAAAAATCTCATCAAAATGTTAAAATCAATTTTGATTTTGCAGGTTCTGGCGCTATTCGCGAAAAAGTAGTCGCTGGTGCTCCAATTGATGGTGTCTTTCTTGCCAGCAAGTCTGATGCTGACAAATTGACTCAGGCAGGAAAAGGCGCAGATGCTAAAGCGGTTTTAGGAAATACTCTCGTACTTGTTGCAAATAAAAATACTTCTGTCAACTCAAGTAAAAATCTTACAGACACATTAAACGCTGCTAAGAAAATTGCTATTGGTGAACCAAGCACAGTACCTGCTGGAATGTATGCTGAACAAACTCTGGCAAAACTTGGTTTAGCAACATCTCTCAAACCTAAACTCGTCATGGGTTCAGATGTCACTCAAGTGCTTTCTTACGCTGCTGCTGGAAATGTTGACCTCGGTTTTGTTTATAAAACAGATGCCATGTCTAACAAAAATGTAAAAGTCGTGGATAATATTCCAGATAATTTGCACGATGCAATTACTTATTACACAGAAACAGTGAAAGATACTAAACACAGTAAAGAAGTTAAAGCTTTCAACAAATATCTTGATTCTTCCGCTGCTCAAAAAGTTTTTGCAAAATACGGTTTCAAATCCGCTAAGTAA
- a CDS encoding dUTP diphosphatase, producing MKTRGFEIVSSYENKGINLPKRSTEHSAGYDIEAAETVSLAAGEIKLIPTGLKTYMQTGEVLYMYSRSSNPRKKGLILINSVGVIDKDYYNNPENEGHMFMQMRNITEHEVVVEKGERIVQGVFMPFLVADGDDDVEKGIRSGGFGSTGV from the coding sequence ATGAAAACACGTGGTTTTGAGATTGTCAGCAGTTATGAAAATAAAGGAATTAACCTTCCTAAGCGTTCGACTGAACATTCGGCAGGTTATGATATTGAGGCGGCAGAAACAGTTTCTCTAGCAGCTGGTGAAATCAAATTGATTCCAACGGGACTAAAGACCTATATGCAAACTGGTGAAGTACTTTATATGTATAGCCGATCAAGTAATCCTCGAAAAAAGGGCTTGATCTTGATTAATTCTGTTGGTGTTATTGACAAAGATTACTATAATAATCCTGAGAATGAAGGGCATATGTTCATGCAAATGCGTAATATTACGGAGCATGAAGTCGTTGTTGAAAAAGGGGAGCGCATCGTGCAAGGAGTATTTATGCCATTCTTAGTCGCCGATGGCGATGATGATGTTGAAAAAGGTATCCGTTCAGGTGGATTTGGTTCTACCGGTGTATAA
- a CDS encoding ATP-binding cassette domain-containing protein: MTLSVKIHQQLFLQRLDFEAEFTSLITGLSGPSGIGKSTILKNIAGLSLSSQAEITFDNEVWASSSKHIFQPTYKRNLAFVMQEVSLFPHLDVEKNIRFPLTTHQKRSVSKAEDLSVLTEKLGIEKLIHQPTHKLSGGQKQRVALARALYSQPRLLLLDEPFNGLDEENAMLASQLLKSIIEEKQIPTIIVSHRKNELDALTNHIIKIK; encoded by the coding sequence ATGACCCTTTCCGTAAAAATCCATCAACAACTTTTCTTGCAAAGACTCGATTTTGAAGCAGAATTTACCTCACTCATCACTGGTCTTTCTGGGCCTTCTGGCATTGGAAAATCAACTATCTTAAAAAATATCGCTGGTTTATCTCTCAGTAGTCAAGCAGAGATTACTTTTGATAATGAAGTTTGGGCATCAAGCTCAAAGCATATTTTTCAGCCAACTTACAAAAGAAATCTTGCTTTCGTAATGCAAGAAGTTTCTCTTTTTCCACACCTTGATGTCGAAAAAAACATCAGATTTCCACTGACAACTCATCAAAAACGCTCTGTCAGCAAAGCAGAAGATCTGTCAGTACTGACAGAAAAGTTAGGGATAGAAAAACTAATCCATCAGCCCACACACAAACTCTCTGGTGGACAAAAGCAACGTGTCGCACTTGCTAGGGCACTATACAGTCAGCCTCGTTTGCTCCTTCTTGATGAACCTTTTAATGGACTTGATGAGGAGAATGCAATGCTTGCCAGTCAACTCTTAAAATCAATCATTGAAGAAAAACAAATTCCAACCATCATTGTTTCTCATCGAAAAAATGAACTTGATGCACTGACAAATCATATCATTAAAATAAAATAG
- a CDS encoding YutD family protein translates to MPKEIDESKLNYNKYPGEHVIASGDVVLVGDKTFHVVRNYREAFDTEKLEQRFSDVLDKYDYIVGDWGFEQLRLKGFFSASRKKMEADNKIDHLEDYINEYCNYGCAYFVLRRIRTRDAKRTEAFTSEKIFTEKEIKQKLDKPRRRRNRNKNRARDGQISEKINTMENRIEKPEERRKGFKMREKSTDRATKSTDRTVRQQTSGKSHTDSKFTVNHRTKPKVKSEVKSKEQVGQGFVIRTRGKKE, encoded by the coding sequence ATGCCTAAAGAAATAGACGAAAGTAAATTAAACTATAATAAGTATCCTGGCGAGCACGTAATCGCTAGTGGTGATGTGGTGTTGGTCGGAGACAAGACCTTTCATGTCGTACGGAATTATCGTGAAGCTTTTGATACGGAAAAATTGGAACAACGGTTTTCTGATGTTTTAGATAAGTATGATTATATTGTGGGAGATTGGGGCTTTGAGCAATTAAGGTTAAAAGGTTTTTTCTCTGCCAGTCGGAAAAAAATGGAAGCCGATAACAAAATTGACCATCTTGAAGATTATATCAACGAGTATTGTAATTATGGTTGTGCTTATTTTGTTCTGCGCCGTATTCGTACGCGTGATGCAAAACGGACAGAGGCTTTTACGTCTGAAAAGATTTTTACTGAAAAAGAGATTAAACAAAAACTTGATAAACCACGTCGCAGACGCAATCGTAATAAAAATCGAGCACGTGATGGACAAATTTCGGAAAAAATCAACACAATGGAAAATCGTATTGAAAAGCCTGAAGAACGCAGAAAAGGTTTTAAAATGCGTGAAAAATCTACTGACAGAGCGACAAAATCTACTGACAGAACTGTTCGTCAGCAAACATCAGGAAAATCACATACTGATAGTAAATTTACAGTGAATCATCGTACAAAGCCAAAAGTTAAATCTGAAGTGAAGAGTAAAGAGCAAGTAGGACAAGGTTTTGTCATTCGTACACGTGGGAAAAAAGAGTAG
- a CDS encoding polyprenyl synthetase family protein, with amino-acid sequence MLTFWQDYPEIQEKLEKVQALMAARLKINNEDIQNALQRFTSRGGKMVRPALFFLFAGLVENEEVDEEKLTKIAASLEMLHSATLIHDDIIDDSPLRRGLPSIESQFGKDVAVYTGDFVYTIYFELLIETMNGTKFLSRNAKSMKKILQGELTQMQSAFNKENTARRYMKAISGKTAELLSLSCLEGAYFAGGDRHLQHSARKIGRSIGLAFQVYDDILNFTVGLDEADKPILTDFRQGIYTLPLLLAKEADEAAIMPYLEAPEQLSRDECLQFAALVTDLGGITGSLMIAATLTELALAEIRKLPQSRNREILEEATQILLQRNY; translated from the coding sequence TTGCTCACTTTTTGGCAGGATTACCCCGAAATTCAAGAAAAATTAGAAAAGGTGCAGGCTTTGATGGCTGCACGCTTAAAAATAAACAATGAAGACATTCAAAATGCACTTCAGAGATTCACATCACGCGGTGGGAAAATGGTTCGCCCAGCGCTCTTTTTCCTATTTGCTGGTCTTGTGGAAAATGAAGAAGTTGACGAGGAAAAACTGACAAAGATTGCAGCTTCTCTGGAGATGTTGCATTCTGCAACATTGATTCATGATGATATTATTGATGATTCGCCACTGAGACGTGGTCTCCCATCAATTGAATCACAGTTTGGAAAAGATGTCGCGGTTTATACAGGAGATTTTGTTTATACTATTTATTTTGAGTTGTTGATTGAAACGATGAATGGTACTAAGTTTCTTTCAAGAAATGCAAAATCAATGAAAAAAATCTTACAAGGTGAGCTGACTCAAATGCAATCAGCATTCAACAAGGAAAATACAGCACGACGCTATATGAAAGCAATCAGTGGAAAAACCGCAGAGTTGTTGAGTTTAAGTTGCTTAGAAGGTGCTTATTTTGCAGGTGGAGATAGACATTTACAACACTCTGCTCGTAAGATTGGAAGAAGTATTGGCCTTGCCTTTCAAGTTTATGATGATATTTTAAACTTTACGGTTGGACTTGATGAAGCCGATAAACCTATCCTAACAGATTTTCGTCAAGGGATTTATACTTTACCATTACTTTTGGCTAAGGAAGCAGATGAAGCGGCGATTATGCCTTATCTAGAAGCACCTGAACAGCTTTCACGCGATGAATGTTTGCAGTTTGCGGCATTGGTTACAGATTTGGGCGGAATTACAGGAAGTTTGATGATTGCTGCAACATTGACTGAACTCGCACTTGCAGAGATTCGTAAACTTCCACAATCACGTAATCGTGAGATTTTAGAAGAAGCAACTCAGATTCTATTACAAAGAAATTATTGA
- a CDS encoding nitroreductase family protein — protein sequence MEFQKLTKSRHAVKKFDGKKVPTVDVRQIIDTAALAPSGINIQSWHFVIVESDEARRKLLLEVNPSNREQVETAGAVVMLFADTNWSSRLHLIAERMGDEASDIERERLLERYPAYVSTFSKEYMLEYMAINSGLVTMNLMYAIKDIGYEGNILLGFNRSKKINEILDINPRYIPELLITLGSSDEKGQASYRLPQQDILEIR from the coding sequence ATGGAATTTCAAAAATTAACCAAGAGTCGCCATGCTGTAAAAAAATTTGATGGTAAAAAAGTTCCGACAGTAGATGTACGTCAAATCATTGATACTGCAGCACTAGCCCCAAGTGGTATCAATATTCAAAGTTGGCATTTTGTAATTGTTGAAAGTGACGAAGCTAGAAGAAAGCTTCTTTTGGAAGTCAATCCAAGCAATCGAGAACAAGTAGAAACAGCTGGCGCTGTCGTTATGTTATTTGCAGATACGAACTGGTCATCCAGATTGCATTTGATTGCAGAACGGATGGGAGATGAAGCTTCTGATATTGAGCGTGAGCGTCTTTTAGAGCGCTATCCAGCTTATGTCTCAACATTTAGCAAAGAATATATGCTTGAATATATGGCGATTAATTCTGGCTTGGTTACAATGAATCTGATGTATGCAATAAAAGATATAGGCTATGAAGGAAATATTTTACTTGGTTTTAATCGCTCAAAGAAAATCAATGAAATTTTGGATATTAATCCGCGTTATATTCCTGAACTTCTGATTACACTTGGCTCATCTGATGAGAAAGGGCAAGCAAGTTATCGTTTACCCCAACAGGATATTTTAGAAATTAGATAA
- a CDS encoding bifunctional metallophosphatase/5'-nucleotidase, with protein MNNLRLLHLNDLHSHLEKFPVIERFFAEKSKENVETLRFDLGDNVDRVHPLTEATAGHINVELMNRLDLTAATVGNNEGLGLTHEMLSHLYDEANFPVLLANLETDFAISKPLIVTTSFGLRIGLIGMTAPYERAYPSAGWKLSNPFDVLDKILPVDCDFTILLSHLGKNFDEKIAECYDIDLIIGSHTHHLFEHGAQVNKTLLAAAGKYGEHIGQIDLAFDEQNRLVDAQIETIATNTLPSRKSDAVEIYGWELRGHKLLQGTQVVELESPLTNQSPDFAGSRYFAKIFSDYAQTGICVMNSGLLVTDLLPARLTLDNLHEFLPHSIRLVRFSFTGAELELVLTEMVDVSAFLVTQRIQGMGFRGKIFGQLIFEGIDFKNGEFFIQGARLERDKIYQVAMPDQYLFAWYFPLLKKLGQSEILFPYFLREIVAEHLKKEEKK; from the coding sequence ATGAATAATCTGCGTCTTCTCCATTTGAATGATTTACATTCTCACTTGGAAAAATTTCCAGTAATTGAGCGTTTTTTTGCCGAAAAATCTAAAGAAAATGTAGAAACTTTACGTTTTGATTTGGGGGATAATGTTGACCGTGTGCATCCACTTACTGAAGCAACGGCGGGACATATTAATGTTGAGTTGATGAATCGTTTGGATTTGACGGCAGCAACAGTGGGGAATAATGAAGGTTTGGGATTGACGCATGAGATGTTGTCGCATTTATATGATGAGGCAAATTTTCCTGTGTTATTGGCAAATTTGGAGACGGATTTTGCAATTTCTAAGCCATTGATCGTGACGACTTCATTTGGGTTGCGCATTGGTTTGATTGGAATGACGGCACCTTATGAGCGAGCTTATCCTTCTGCTGGGTGGAAATTGTCTAATCCTTTTGATGTTTTAGATAAGATTTTACCTGTGGATTGTGATTTTACAATTTTGTTGTCACATTTAGGGAAGAATTTTGACGAAAAAATTGCGGAGTGCTATGATATTGATCTGATTATTGGCAGTCATACGCATCATTTGTTTGAACATGGCGCACAGGTTAATAAAACATTACTTGCTGCAGCAGGGAAATATGGGGAACATATTGGACAAATTGACTTGGCTTTTGATGAGCAAAATCGCCTTGTGGATGCGCAGATTGAAACAATTGCAACGAATACCTTACCTAGTCGTAAGTCGGATGCTGTGGAGATATATGGCTGGGAATTACGCGGTCATAAGCTTTTGCAAGGAACGCAGGTAGTGGAGTTAGAGTCTCCATTAACGAACCAATCTCCTGATTTTGCAGGGAGTAGGTACTTTGCGAAGATTTTTTCTGATTATGCCCAAACTGGGATTTGTGTGATGAATTCGGGTTTGCTTGTTACTGATTTATTGCCTGCACGCTTAACTTTAGATAATTTGCATGAATTTTTGCCTCACTCTATTCGTTTAGTCCGTTTTAGTTTTACTGGAGCGGAGCTTGAGCTAGTGTTAACTGAGATGGTTGATGTTTCAGCTTTTCTCGTGACTCAAAGAATACAAGGTATGGGCTTCCGTGGGAAAATTTTCGGACAGTTGATTTTTGAGGGAATTGATTTTAAAAATGGTGAATTTTTTATACAGGGTGCGAGATTAGAGCGTGACAAAATTTATCAAGTCGCCATGCCAGACCAGTATTTGTTTGCTTGGTATTTCCCTTTACTTAAAAAATTAGGTCAATCAGAAATTTTATTCCCATATTTTTTGCGAGAAATTGTAGCTGAACATTTAAAAAAAGAAGAGAAAAAGTAG
- the modB gene encoding molybdate ABC transporter permease subunit codes for MLTPIIHSIIVSILATIIAFLVMLPLSYMGVFKSYRGKWLIESLLLMPLVLPPTVVGLYLLMAFGRYGWLGKFLALFNFSIIFNLSGAVIASVVVILPIIYQGLKGALASVPKSIIEVAATLSANPREILFRVILPNCWPSLIATLLLAFCRALGEFGASLMVAGYIQGKTDTIANSIYFAVQQGDTHRALMLSLINVAFGFIILAIIYLLTRGRIEMDNHY; via the coding sequence ATGCTTACTCCCATTATTCACTCTATTATCGTGAGTATTTTGGCGACAATTATCGCCTTTTTAGTCATGCTCCCTTTGAGTTATATGGGAGTTTTTAAATCTTATCGTGGAAAATGGTTGATTGAGAGCCTGCTTCTCATGCCTCTGGTTTTACCTCCCACTGTTGTTGGTTTATATCTCCTTATGGCATTTGGACGCTATGGATGGCTTGGTAAATTCTTAGCTTTATTTAATTTTTCTATCATTTTCAATCTTAGTGGTGCTGTTATTGCAAGTGTTGTTGTTATTTTACCCATCATTTATCAAGGACTTAAAGGTGCACTTGCCTCTGTTCCTAAATCCATTATTGAAGTTGCTGCGACATTGTCTGCCAATCCGCGTGAGATTTTATTTCGCGTGATTTTGCCGAATTGCTGGCCGTCACTTATCGCTACATTGCTACTTGCATTTTGTCGAGCTTTGGGCGAATTTGGCGCCAGCCTCATGGTCGCAGGCTACATCCAAGGCAAGACCGATACTATTGCCAATTCTATTTATTTCGCCGTGCAACAAGGAGACACCCATCGGGCTTTAATGTTGAGTTTGATTAATGTCGCATTTGGCTTCATTATCTTAGCAATCATCTATCTCCTCACACGTGGTCGAATAGAAATGGACAATCATTACTAA
- a CDS encoding nitroreductase family protein — protein sequence MDYVKLNKSRHAVKFFDGKKIPTVDVKQIISAASLAPSAHNIQSWHFVIVESAEKRAKLLEEVRPKNREQVEQAGAVIVLFSDTDLAERSREIARLGGNELTDEQLLNFNSRYPQMFENFEELYESNYLSINIGLIAMNLVLAIKNYGYESNLILGFERTEKINDILEVERRYRPELIVPLGNSDTKGKPSYRLPQDRIMEIR from the coding sequence ATGGACTATGTAAAGCTTAATAAATCTCGTCATGCAGTCAAGTTTTTTGACGGTAAAAAAATTCCAACCGTTGATGTGAAACAAATCATTTCAGCAGCTAGTCTTGCACCATCGGCACACAATATTCAAAGTTGGCATTTTGTGATTGTGGAGTCTGCAGAAAAACGTGCAAAACTTCTTGAAGAAGTTAGACCTAAAAATCGTGAACAAGTTGAACAAGCTGGTGCAGTTATTGTCTTGTTTAGTGATACAGATTTGGCGGAACGTTCGCGTGAAATCGCACGTCTTGGTGGGAATGAACTTACAGATGAGCAATTACTGAATTTCAACAGTCGTTATCCACAAATGTTTGAGAATTTTGAAGAACTTTATGAAAGTAACTATCTGTCCATTAATATCGGACTTATTGCGATGAATTTGGTACTTGCGATAAAGAATTATGGCTATGAAAGCAATTTGATTCTTGGATTTGAGCGGACAGAGAAGATTAATGATATTCTTGAAGTAGAACGTCGCTATCGTCCAGAGCTGATTGTTCCACTCGGCAACTCTGATACAAAAGGAAAACCAAGTTATCGCTTGCCACAAGATAGAATCATGGAGATTAGATAA